Proteins from a genomic interval of Clostridium cochlearium:
- a CDS encoding TolC family protein, whose translation MEKRKIIALALTAFLCTSSSTGVFAMENAENNSREIENKEETKIITIIGKENEEELKLNINEVMEKVEKDNMELKLMEGKEKLLNRLYDRDLTLSQSIDNDRDISINYNNVSFRKQQLLNFKQSALNVKSARKDREDKIKEIKRELERSYLNVLNSRRDIKNTEETLKNLDMQIEKMQRYIDAGKTSPTSIEPLKVQKTQLKSSLNFPKLQEQESLLKIKQYLGLDQSKNIKLNLEYANKEFKLYNPENIDKIINDSVEKNFGLYKMKEQLEFLKEERRIYEKYGRNTEVESTNTDIRIKDMENSIEDYKLNLRVNFWSAYYNLKSKEEAVDVAKANLQHSKMKYEETKYRFEQGLEDKVELDSKELDFEKKKIEEEKAVNEYMITVQSFKDTLEIEE comes from the coding sequence ATGGAAAAAAGAAAGATAATAGCTTTAGCTTTGACAGCATTTTTATGTACAAGTTCCTCTACAGGAGTTTTTGCTATGGAAAATGCTGAAAATAATTCCCGGGAAATAGAGAATAAAGAAGAAACTAAGATTATAACTATAATTGGAAAAGAAAATGAAGAAGAATTAAAATTAAATATAAATGAAGTTATGGAAAAGGTCGAAAAAGACAATATGGAATTAAAACTTATGGAGGGTAAAGAAAAACTTTTAAACAGACTTTACGATAGAGATTTAACTTTATCTCAGAGTATAGACAATGATAGAGATATTTCTATAAATTATAATAATGTATCTTTTAGAAAACAACAGTTACTAAATTTTAAACAATCAGCTTTAAATGTAAAATCTGCTAGAAAAGATAGAGAAGATAAGATAAAAGAAATAAAAAGAGAATTAGAAAGAAGCTATTTAAATGTCTTAAATAGTAGAAGAGACATAAAAAATACAGAAGAAACTTTAAAAAATTTGGATATGCAAATAGAAAAAATGCAAAGATACATAGATGCAGGAAAGACAAGTCCTACTTCTATAGAGCCTTTAAAAGTGCAAAAAACTCAATTAAAATCCTCTCTTAATTTTCCAAAGCTTCAAGAGCAGGAATCGCTTTTAAAGATAAAACAGTATTTAGGATTAGATCAAAGTAAAAATATTAAGCTAAACTTAGAATATGCCAATAAGGAATTTAAATTGTATAATCCAGAAAATATAGATAAAATCATAAATGACAGTGTTGAGAAAAATTTTGGACTATATAAAATGAAAGAACAATTAGAGTTTTTGAAAGAGGAAAGACGTATTTATGAGAAATATGGAAGAAACACAGAGGTAGAATCCACTAATACAGATATTAGAATAAAGGATATGGAAAACTCCATAGAAGACTATAAATTAAATTTAAGAGTGAATTTTTGGTCAGCTTATTATAATCTAAAGAGTAAAGAAGAAGCGGTAGATGTAGCAAAAGCTAATTTACAACACTCAAAAATGAAATATGAAGAAACAAAATATAGATTTGAACAAGGATTGGAAGACAAAGTTGAATTGGACTCAAAAGAATTGGATTTTGAAAAAAAGAAAATAGAAGAAGAAAAAGCAGTAAATGAGTATATGATTACTGTGCAAAGTTTTAAAGATACATTGGAAATAGAAGAATAA
- a CDS encoding cell wall-binding repeat-containing protein yields MKNSKKAIISILITSFIFAPSITGISKVGAKAEVVRMSGANRFITAQNVAKQSFGQTGNVILVNGLGYADAVSAAPLAKILKAPILLTDASKKPSVDLLETLSKLGTKKVYIIGGEGVVTKTLQEELAKTYAVERIAGNAKDGRYGTNAEVAKRVIEKTGAKGAILVSAQGYADALSVASIAATKGQPVIFANKEEMPKVVKNIASNLEVKAVGGEGVLPYRVLQTVNAERIAKGQDRFETNLKVLDYYKEDLNFSNIYVAAGGDDSKYKFADALVASAVAGKDGAPLVLNGLGTNTENRKLANEYIKDNMTKDVKVTIVGGGASIDAFIESELMGKAQILNLGVEDSKEDLKEDEDKIKENNKEQVTDGNKDGEDKNKEDNKIVEDKTDKEEVKQGFIGVSKIEASGLKEIKVVFDEKVTKSSAETSIYYEIDGKDLTYDECNIKLLDDEKTVIITFKEEFKKDTKKRFKVKEGYIQAKNTGYPAQEKEVELTFN; encoded by the coding sequence ATGAAAAATAGTAAAAAAGCAATTATATCTATTTTAATAACTAGCTTTATATTTGCACCATCAATAACAGGAATTTCAAAAGTAGGAGCAAAGGCAGAAGTTGTTAGAATGTCAGGAGCCAATAGATTTATTACAGCTCAAAACGTAGCAAAACAAAGCTTTGGACAAACTGGGAATGTAATATTAGTTAATGGGCTTGGCTATGCAGATGCAGTAAGTGCAGCGCCCCTTGCTAAAATATTAAAAGCACCTATTTTACTTACAGATGCTTCTAAAAAGCCTTCTGTAGATCTATTAGAAACTTTAAGCAAATTAGGAACTAAGAAGGTTTATATAATAGGTGGAGAAGGTGTTGTAACTAAAACTTTACAAGAAGAATTAGCTAAAACTTATGCAGTGGAAAGAATAGCAGGAAATGCAAAGGATGGAAGATATGGCACCAATGCAGAAGTGGCTAAAAGAGTTATAGAAAAAACAGGTGCTAAAGGTGCAATATTAGTAAGTGCACAAGGTTATGCAGATGCACTATCAGTAGCATCAATAGCTGCAACTAAAGGACAACCTGTAATTTTTGCTAATAAAGAAGAAATGCCAAAGGTAGTAAAAAATATTGCATCAAATCTTGAAGTAAAAGCTGTAGGAGGAGAAGGAGTTCTTCCCTATAGAGTTTTACAAACTGTAAATGCAGAGAGAATTGCTAAGGGACAAGATAGATTTGAAACTAACCTAAAAGTTCTAGATTATTATAAAGAGGATTTAAATTTTTCTAATATATATGTAGCAGCAGGTGGAGATGATAGCAAATATAAATTTGCGGATGCATTGGTAGCCTCTGCTGTAGCAGGAAAGGATGGAGCACCTTTAGTTTTAAATGGTCTTGGAACAAATACTGAAAATAGAAAACTTGCCAATGAATATATAAAAGATAATATGACAAAGGATGTGAAAGTTACAATAGTTGGTGGAGGAGCTTCCATAGATGCCTTTATTGAAAGTGAACTTATGGGTAAAGCTCAAATCTTAAATTTAGGAGTAGAGGATTCTAAAGAGGACTTAAAAGAAGATGAGGACAAAATAAAAGAGAATAACAAGGAACAAGTTACAGATGGCAATAAAGATGGAGAAGACAAGAATAAAGAAGATAACAAGATTGTAGAAGATAAAACAGATAAAGAAGAGGTAAAACAAGGATTTATAGGAGTTTCAAAAATAGAAGCTTCAGGATTAAAAGAAATAAAAGTGGTATTCGATGAAAAGGTAACAAAATCTAGTGCAGAAACATCTATATACTATGAAATAGATGGAAAAGATTTAACTTATGATGAATGTAATATAAAATTATTAGATGATGAAAAAACTGTAATAATAACCTTTAAAGAGGAATTTAAAAAAGATACTAAAAAAAGATTTAAAGTAAAAGAAGGATATATACAAGCAAAAAACACTGGATATCCAGCTCAAGAAAAAGAAGTAGAGTTAACATTTAATTAA
- a CDS encoding efflux RND transporter periplasmic adaptor subunit: MKRITPILLIFCLMITGCGAKEETVQEETIKKVYTQTVGASKYSDGFTVSGNVTPTEVVKLSFKLPGVISNVFVDEGDKVTQGQVVATMDQSDYSLKVKAAQSEYDAAKLQIETEIPAKLSQAQAAYDLTKVTYDRLKVLYEQEAIPKAKFDEISTKLKVDENTLKQAKEARNIAETKLKMAEAALEAANSNINDTTIHSPINGVVLKKIFESGEVTNAGYPVVAIGKVDKVWVEIGVPDQHINSLKKGQKVNVYGYGINKSMEGTIDKITSLANEKTRTFPVKILVDNANGELKPGMIVKVDLGLNQSDKVIIPLSSVINLAEGSAVYVYSDETKTVSKRIIKTGIILNDKIEVTKGLKNGEKLVVEGQFVVKDGEKVTAKEMAK; this comes from the coding sequence GTGAAAAGAATAACACCAATTTTACTTATCTTTTGTTTAATGATAACAGGTTGTGGAGCAAAAGAAGAGACAGTACAGGAAGAAACAATTAAAAAGGTTTATACACAAACAGTAGGAGCCTCTAAATATTCTGATGGGTTTACTGTAAGTGGAAATGTTACTCCAACGGAAGTAGTTAAATTATCGTTTAAGCTTCCAGGAGTTATTTCAAATGTTTTTGTAGATGAAGGAGATAAAGTAACGCAAGGACAAGTTGTTGCTACTATGGATCAAAGCGACTATTCTCTTAAAGTTAAAGCAGCACAATCAGAATATGATGCAGCTAAACTACAAATTGAAACTGAGATACCAGCTAAACTAAGTCAAGCTCAAGCAGCATATGACCTTACAAAGGTTACATATGATAGATTAAAGGTATTATATGAACAAGAAGCTATTCCTAAAGCTAAATTTGATGAGATTTCTACTAAATTAAAAGTAGATGAAAATACATTAAAACAAGCAAAAGAAGCAAGAAATATTGCAGAAACAAAGCTTAAAATGGCAGAAGCAGCCCTTGAAGCGGCAAATTCAAATATAAATGATACAACTATTCACAGTCCAATAAATGGAGTCGTATTAAAAAAAATTTTTGAATCTGGAGAGGTAACAAATGCGGGCTACCCAGTAGTAGCAATTGGTAAAGTGGACAAGGTTTGGGTTGAAATTGGAGTTCCAGACCAACATATAAATTCTTTAAAGAAAGGTCAAAAGGTAAATGTTTATGGATATGGAATAAACAAGTCTATGGAAGGAACAATAGATAAAATTACATCCCTAGCAAATGAAAAAACAAGAACATTCCCGGTTAAAATATTAGTGGACAATGCAAATGGAGAATTAAAACCTGGAATGATTGTTAAGGTAGATTTAGGTTTAAATCAAAGTGACAAAGTAATTATTCCTCTATCAAGTGTTATTAATTTAGCTGAGGGTTCAGCAGTATATGTTTACTCAGATGAAACTAAGACTGTAAGTAAAAGAATTATAAAAACTGGAATTATTTTAAATGATAAAATTGAAGTAACCAAAGGATTGAAAAATGGTGAAAAATTAGTAGTGGAAGGACAGTTTGTAGTTAAAGATGGAGAGAAGGTTACGGCGAAGGAGATGGCAAAATGA